A part of Bombus huntii isolate Logan2020A chromosome 16, iyBomHunt1.1, whole genome shotgun sequence genomic DNA contains:
- the LOC126874479 gene encoding DNA replication ATP-dependent helicase/nuclease DNA2 isoform X3 gives MILRSLGQIIHYLSLIFVNNLALKTKDLNIRLTMKKSYSNNGTKLSQKKISVYFTKGISNSSTMNSTIEINAVNRETPRKRKISKDTDLTRVKIAKCDNISDACSIKSIHQTPRKQRLAIGNKDNVIDIFNSSGKNNDTDMVINETISEDIFITEYDWKENIGTNEYISTTCKSNKKQIMEKKALLQEIQPDNHLIKENKTDHMKQSVFGDKKREGIHSEIESFFTDDFKDCFEEEWCLNTSQINFNSLQRCKIIDVQREYNSILLTVNQEDCGTSDTTVRCSGFWKDAKVQKDDIVVIQARKENNQWIIDNSSGFLIVQPDALISGTTVSGALFCKRKAVLSEKFRKMESLPPFMGDSTPLVIGSLVHELLQTAIRKNISEVSDITMLMNSILQTTDTCSLLYASKISLETCRQQILPYVPKIREFIQHYLKDKTQQGINNIKNNFKGRIAQIRDIEENIWLPKLGLKGKIDISAEVKVNCKQKIMPLEIKTGKPSFSLEHRAQVILYIMMMSLTGQDTDTGLLLYLRENNIQEINSSHPEKRDLILLRNSLASYFVPKSSEKLSNLTSKSDLQMLDLPEPINHHNACSKCTYNTLCCMYLSKDSSIQLSETNPLVELGKKILDKYKPSHIDYVLHWISLLQMEESSQSSNNVTRYLWTLSPEKREAKKTCICNLKVIGKVTDCDTKYRHTFVRSNLDTQFSNINIPYMEFSDNEYVLVSTNTRINLSAGFIAQRKEDSITLILERDVTKYNINEFFHIDKYSSSSLFSGNLANVGGLMSDSEICEKLRDIVIDKKPACFEKGLPYPIIKASARILQNLNKIQQRAVLMAISAKEYLLIKGMPGTGKTQTLVALVEVLHKLGHSVLITSHTNSAVDNILLKLLHKDIDFLRLGSSTHPSLRHKSEAYATANCNTPSSLEMVYSSKNIIGVTCYGAHHALLGRRTFDVCIVDESTQVLQPTVLRPLYSAKKFILVGDPDQLPPIIKNKLARKLGADESLFARLDSENNTIKLTKQYRMNKSIMYLANKLTYNDMLEAGDTSIENATFVTPSKEVNVLTKEEEWIQKALSSDISDSIIVLNTGCTNKLKENYNLSEKGYLDSDEVNSNIWEAVIVSKLVKTFLKVNAKLENIGIIAPFRAHVSLLKKVVAEDIEINTVDQYQGRDKEIIIYSCAKSITNFSDIREDLEVLGDHRRLTVAITRAKHKLIVVADKRTISQYSAFKKLFYLIENKNIIDLDNSYNGFCWKNLLRIL, from the exons ATGATATTACGGAGTTTAGGGCAGATTATCCATTATTTGAGTTTGATCTTTGTGAACAATCTTGCATTGAAAACGAAAGATCTGAATATTAGACTTACAATGAAGAAA aGCTACTCAAATAATGGCACAAAACTTTCTCAGAAGAAAATATCagtttattttacaaaaggTATAAGTAATAGCAGTACAATGAATAGTACAATTGAAATCAATGCCGTAAATCGTGAAACaccaagaaagagaaagatttCAAAAGATACAGATTTAACACGAgttaaaattgcaaaatgtGATAATATTTCAGATGCATGTAGCATAAAAAGCATACATCAAACTCCAAGAAAACAAAGACTTGCAATTGGAAATAAAGACAATGTAATTGATATATTCAATAGCTCTggtaaaaataacgatactGACATGGTTATAAATGAAACTATATCTGAAGACATTTTTATAACAGAATATGATTGGAAGGAAAATATAGGTACCAATGAATATATAAGCACAACGTGTAAATCaaacaaaaaacaaataaTGGAAAAGAAAGCACTATTACAAGAGATTCAGCCTGATAACCATCTGATAAAAGAGAACAAAACAGATCATATGAAACAATCTGTGTTTGGTGATAAAAAGCGTGAAGGAATTCATTCGGAAATAGAGTCATTTTTTACAGATGATTTTAAAGATTGTTTCGAGGAAGAATGGTGTTTAAATACTAGccaaattaattttaattccttgcagagatgtaaaattattGATGTACAAAGGGAGTACAATAGCATATTGTTAACTGTGAACCAAGAAGACTGTGGAACATCTGATACAACCGTTAGATGTTCAGGTTTCTG GAAGGATGCTAAAGTACAAAAAGATGACATTGTTGTTATTCAAGCTAGAAAAGAAAACAACCAATGGATTATAGATAACAGTAGTGGCTTTCTTATTGTTCAGCCAGATGCATTAATATCTGGGACAACAGTATCTGGTgcattattttgtaaaagaaaGGCAGTTTTAAGTGAAAAGTTTAGAAAGATGGAGAGTCTGCCTCCTTTCATGGGAGATTCCACACCATTGGTTATTGGAAGTTTAGTGCATGAATTATTGCAAACC GCAATAAGAAAAAACATTAGTGAAGTAAGCGATATTACAATGTTAATGAATAGCATATTGCAGACCACAGACACATGCAGTTTACTTTATGCATCCAAGATATCTTTGGAGACCTGTAGGCAGCAAATTCTCCCATATGTCCCAAAAATACGAGAATTTATCCAACATTATTTGAAAG atAAAACGCAGCAaggtataaataatataaagaataacTTCAAAGGTAGAATAGCTCAAATTCGggacatagaagagaatattTGGCTGCCTAAATTAGGTCTAAAAGGAAAGATAGATATTAGTGCAGAAGTTAAAGTAAATTGCAAACAAAAAATTATGCCGCTCGAAATTAAGACAGGGAAGCCTTCATTTTCTTTGGAGCACAGAGCGCAAGTTATTCTTTACATCATGATGATGAGTCTTACAGGTCAAGACACGGATACAGGTCTTTTACTTTATCTTAG GGAGAATAATATACAAGAGATTAATAGTAGTCATCCTGAAAAAAGAGACTTGATACTATTAAGGAACTCCTTAGCTAGTTATTTTGTTCCCAAATCGAGTGAAAAATTATCGAATCTAACTTCTAAATCAGATTTGCAGATGTTGGATTTACCAGAGCCAATTAATCATCATAATGCCTGTTCGAAGTGTACTTACAATACATTATGCTGTATGTACTTGAGCAAAGATTCAAGTATACAGTTATCTGAGACAAACCCACTAGTGGAGTTAGGGAAAAAAATCTTGGATAAATACAAACCTAGTCATATCGATTATGTGTTGCATTGGATTTCTTTATTACAGATGGAAGAAAGTTCACAGTCGAGTAATAATGTAACGAGATATCTATGGACATTAAGTCCAGAAAAAAG GGAAGCAAAGAAAACTTGTATATGTAATCTAAAAGTGATAGGAAAAGTTACTGATTGTGATACAAAATACAGACATACTTTTGTTCGCTCAAATCTCGACACACAATTctcaaatattaatattccatATATGGAATTTTCAGATAATGAATATGTTTTAGTCAGCACAAATACAAGAATAAATTTATCTGCAGGATTTATAGCACAAAGGAAAGAAGATTCTATTACGTTAATATTAGAAAG AGATGTTACCAAGTACAATATAAACGAATTTTTCCACATAGATAAGTACTCGTCTTCCAGCTTATTTTCCGGCAATCTTGCGAACGTAGGAGGTTTAATGAGTGACAGTGAAATTTGCGAGAAATTACGAGATATTGTGATAGACAA GAAACCAGCATGTTTTGAAAAAGGTTTGCCATATCCGATCATAAAGGCAAGTGCAAggatattacaaaatttaaataaaattcagcAAAGAGCAGTTTTAATGGCAATATCCGCGAAagaatatcttttaattaagGGAATGCCAGGTACAGGAAAAACACAGACACTAGTTGCTCTAGTAGAAGTCCTGCATAAACTAGGGCATTCTGTGTTAATTACTTCACATACAAATAGTGCTGTagacaatattttattgaaactgTTACACAAGGATATTGACTTCCTGAGATTAGGATCATCGACCCATCCATCTTTAAGACATAAAAGTGAAGCGTACGCTACAGCAAATTGTAATACACCGAGTAGCTTAGAGATGGTGTATTCTAGTAAA aatattatCGGTGTAACTTGTTATGGAGCCCATCATGCACTTCTTGGAAGACGTACGTTTGACGTATGTATCGTGGATGAAAGCACGCAGGTGTTGCAACCAACTGTATTACGTCCTTTATACAGTGCAAAGAAATTTATTCTTGTAGGAGATCCTGATCAATTGCCTCCAATTATTAAGAACAAGTTAGCCAG AAAACTTGGTGCAGATGAATCCTTATTTGCTCGGTTGGATAGtgaaaataatactattaaGCTAACAAAACAGTATAGAATGAATAAAAGTATAATGTACTTAGCAAATAAGCTTACATATAATGACATGTTAGAAGCAGGTGATACTTCTATAGAGAATGCTACTTTCGTTACACCATCCAAAGaagtaaat GTTTTaacaaaagaagaagaatggATACAGAAGGCATTATCATCTGACATAAGTGACTCCATAATCGTATTAAACACGGGATGTaccaataaattaaaagaaaactATAACTTAAGTGAAAAAGGATATCTAGATAGCGACGAAGTAAACTCAAACATTTGGGAAGCTGTTATAGTGTCTAAACTAgtgaaaacatttttaaag GTGAATGCGAAACTTGAAAATATTGGCATTATTGCGCCATTTAGAGCGCATGTTAGTTTATTGAAAAAAGTTGTTGCGGAAGATATAGAGATAAATACTGTTGATCAATATCAAGGACGCGATAAAGAGATCATAATTTATTCGTGTGCTAAAAGTATAACTAACTTTAGTGATATAAGAGAG GATTTAGAAGTACTAGGGGACCATCGACGATTAACTGTGGCTATAACTAGAGCAAAGCATAAGTTAATTGTCGTAGCGGATAAGAGAACGATATCTCAATATTCGGCcttcaaaaaattattttatttaattgaaaataaaaatataatagattTAGATAATAGCTATAATGGGTTTTGCTGGAAAAATCTTCTAcgtattttgtaa
- the LOC126874479 gene encoding DNA replication ATP-dependent helicase/nuclease DNA2 isoform X6, with translation MILRSLGQIIHYLSLIFVNNLALKTKDLNIRLTMKKVSQSAKSYSNNGTKLSQKKISVYFTKGISNSSTMNSTIEINAVNRETPRKRKISKDTDLTRVKIAKCDNISDACSIKSIHQTPRKQRLAIGNKDNVIDIFNSSGKNNDTDMVINETISEDIFITEYDWKENIGTNEYISTTCKSNKKQIMEKKALLQEIQPDNHLIKENKTDHMKQSVFGDKKREGIHSEIESFFTDDFKDCFEEEWCLNTSQINFNSLQRCKIIDVQREYNSILLTVNQEDCGTSDTTVRCSGFWKDAKVQKDDIVVIQARKENNQWIIDNSSGFLIVQPDALISGTTVSGALFCKRKAVLSEKFRKMESLPPFMGDSTPLVIGSLVHELLQTAIRKNISEVSDITMLMNSILQTTDTCSLLYASKISLETCRQQILPYVPKIREFIQHYLKDKTQQGINNIKNNFKGRIAQIRDIEENIWLPKLGLKGKIDISAEVKVNCKQKIMPLEIKTGKPSFSLEHRAQVILYIMMMSLTGQDTDTGLLLYLRENNIQEINSSHPEKRDLILLRNSLASYFVPKSSEKLSNLTSKSDLQMLDLPEPINHHNACSKCTYNTLCCMYLSKDSSIQLSETNPLVELGKKILDKYKPSHIDYVLHWISLLQMEESSQSSNNVTRYLWTLSPEKREAKKTCICNLKVIGKVTDCDTKYRHTFVRSNLDTQFSNINIPYMEFSDNEYVLVSTNTRINLSAGFIAQRKEDSITLILERDVTKYNINEFFHIDKYSSSSLFSGNLANVGGLMSDSEICEKLRDIVIDKKPACFEKGLPYPIIKASARILQNLNKIQQRAVLMAISAKEYLLIKGMPGTGKTQTLVALVEVLHKLGHSVLITSHTNSAVDNILLKLLHKDIDFLRLGSSTHPSLRHKSEAYATANCNTPSSLEMVYSSKNIIGVTCYGAHHALLGRRTFDVCIVDESTQVLQPTVLRPLYSAKKFILVGDPDQLPPIIKNKLARKLGADESLFARLDSENNTIKLTKQYRMNKSIMYLANKLTYNDMLEAGFNKRRRMDTEGIII, from the exons ATGATATTACGGAGTTTAGGGCAGATTATCCATTATTTGAGTTTGATCTTTGTGAACAATCTTGCATTGAAAACGAAAGATCTGAATATTAGACTTACAATGAAGAAAGTAAGTCAGTCTGCTAag aGCTACTCAAATAATGGCACAAAACTTTCTCAGAAGAAAATATCagtttattttacaaaaggTATAAGTAATAGCAGTACAATGAATAGTACAATTGAAATCAATGCCGTAAATCGTGAAACaccaagaaagagaaagatttCAAAAGATACAGATTTAACACGAgttaaaattgcaaaatgtGATAATATTTCAGATGCATGTAGCATAAAAAGCATACATCAAACTCCAAGAAAACAAAGACTTGCAATTGGAAATAAAGACAATGTAATTGATATATTCAATAGCTCTggtaaaaataacgatactGACATGGTTATAAATGAAACTATATCTGAAGACATTTTTATAACAGAATATGATTGGAAGGAAAATATAGGTACCAATGAATATATAAGCACAACGTGTAAATCaaacaaaaaacaaataaTGGAAAAGAAAGCACTATTACAAGAGATTCAGCCTGATAACCATCTGATAAAAGAGAACAAAACAGATCATATGAAACAATCTGTGTTTGGTGATAAAAAGCGTGAAGGAATTCATTCGGAAATAGAGTCATTTTTTACAGATGATTTTAAAGATTGTTTCGAGGAAGAATGGTGTTTAAATACTAGccaaattaattttaattccttgcagagatgtaaaattattGATGTACAAAGGGAGTACAATAGCATATTGTTAACTGTGAACCAAGAAGACTGTGGAACATCTGATACAACCGTTAGATGTTCAGGTTTCTG GAAGGATGCTAAAGTACAAAAAGATGACATTGTTGTTATTCAAGCTAGAAAAGAAAACAACCAATGGATTATAGATAACAGTAGTGGCTTTCTTATTGTTCAGCCAGATGCATTAATATCTGGGACAACAGTATCTGGTgcattattttgtaaaagaaaGGCAGTTTTAAGTGAAAAGTTTAGAAAGATGGAGAGTCTGCCTCCTTTCATGGGAGATTCCACACCATTGGTTATTGGAAGTTTAGTGCATGAATTATTGCAAACC GCAATAAGAAAAAACATTAGTGAAGTAAGCGATATTACAATGTTAATGAATAGCATATTGCAGACCACAGACACATGCAGTTTACTTTATGCATCCAAGATATCTTTGGAGACCTGTAGGCAGCAAATTCTCCCATATGTCCCAAAAATACGAGAATTTATCCAACATTATTTGAAAG atAAAACGCAGCAaggtataaataatataaagaataacTTCAAAGGTAGAATAGCTCAAATTCGggacatagaagagaatattTGGCTGCCTAAATTAGGTCTAAAAGGAAAGATAGATATTAGTGCAGAAGTTAAAGTAAATTGCAAACAAAAAATTATGCCGCTCGAAATTAAGACAGGGAAGCCTTCATTTTCTTTGGAGCACAGAGCGCAAGTTATTCTTTACATCATGATGATGAGTCTTACAGGTCAAGACACGGATACAGGTCTTTTACTTTATCTTAG GGAGAATAATATACAAGAGATTAATAGTAGTCATCCTGAAAAAAGAGACTTGATACTATTAAGGAACTCCTTAGCTAGTTATTTTGTTCCCAAATCGAGTGAAAAATTATCGAATCTAACTTCTAAATCAGATTTGCAGATGTTGGATTTACCAGAGCCAATTAATCATCATAATGCCTGTTCGAAGTGTACTTACAATACATTATGCTGTATGTACTTGAGCAAAGATTCAAGTATACAGTTATCTGAGACAAACCCACTAGTGGAGTTAGGGAAAAAAATCTTGGATAAATACAAACCTAGTCATATCGATTATGTGTTGCATTGGATTTCTTTATTACAGATGGAAGAAAGTTCACAGTCGAGTAATAATGTAACGAGATATCTATGGACATTAAGTCCAGAAAAAAG GGAAGCAAAGAAAACTTGTATATGTAATCTAAAAGTGATAGGAAAAGTTACTGATTGTGATACAAAATACAGACATACTTTTGTTCGCTCAAATCTCGACACACAATTctcaaatattaatattccatATATGGAATTTTCAGATAATGAATATGTTTTAGTCAGCACAAATACAAGAATAAATTTATCTGCAGGATTTATAGCACAAAGGAAAGAAGATTCTATTACGTTAATATTAGAAAG AGATGTTACCAAGTACAATATAAACGAATTTTTCCACATAGATAAGTACTCGTCTTCCAGCTTATTTTCCGGCAATCTTGCGAACGTAGGAGGTTTAATGAGTGACAGTGAAATTTGCGAGAAATTACGAGATATTGTGATAGACAA GAAACCAGCATGTTTTGAAAAAGGTTTGCCATATCCGATCATAAAGGCAAGTGCAAggatattacaaaatttaaataaaattcagcAAAGAGCAGTTTTAATGGCAATATCCGCGAAagaatatcttttaattaagGGAATGCCAGGTACAGGAAAAACACAGACACTAGTTGCTCTAGTAGAAGTCCTGCATAAACTAGGGCATTCTGTGTTAATTACTTCACATACAAATAGTGCTGTagacaatattttattgaaactgTTACACAAGGATATTGACTTCCTGAGATTAGGATCATCGACCCATCCATCTTTAAGACATAAAAGTGAAGCGTACGCTACAGCAAATTGTAATACACCGAGTAGCTTAGAGATGGTGTATTCTAGTAAA aatattatCGGTGTAACTTGTTATGGAGCCCATCATGCACTTCTTGGAAGACGTACGTTTGACGTATGTATCGTGGATGAAAGCACGCAGGTGTTGCAACCAACTGTATTACGTCCTTTATACAGTGCAAAGAAATTTATTCTTGTAGGAGATCCTGATCAATTGCCTCCAATTATTAAGAACAAGTTAGCCAG AAAACTTGGTGCAGATGAATCCTTATTTGCTCGGTTGGATAGtgaaaataatactattaaGCTAACAAAACAGTATAGAATGAATAAAAGTATAATGTACTTAGCAAATAAGCTTACATATAATGACATGTTAGAAGCAG GTTTTaacaaaagaagaagaatggATACAGAAGGCATTATCATCTGA
- the LOC126874479 gene encoding DNA replication ATP-dependent helicase/nuclease DNA2 isoform X4 — protein MVINETISEDIFITEYDWKENIGTNEYISTTCKSNKKQIMEKKALLQEIQPDNHLIKENKTDHMKQSVFGDKKREGIHSEIESFFTDDFKDCFEEEWCLNTSQINFNSLQRCKIIDVQREYNSILLTVNQEDCGTSDTTVRCSGFWKDAKVQKDDIVVIQARKENNQWIIDNSSGFLIVQPDALISGTTVSGALFCKRKAVLSEKFRKMESLPPFMGDSTPLVIGSLVHELLQTAIRKNISEVSDITMLMNSILQTTDTCSLLYASKISLETCRQQILPYVPKIREFIQHYLKDKTQQGINNIKNNFKGRIAQIRDIEENIWLPKLGLKGKIDISAEVKVNCKQKIMPLEIKTGKPSFSLEHRAQVILYIMMMSLTGQDTDTGLLLYLRENNIQEINSSHPEKRDLILLRNSLASYFVPKSSEKLSNLTSKSDLQMLDLPEPINHHNACSKCTYNTLCCMYLSKDSSIQLSETNPLVELGKKILDKYKPSHIDYVLHWISLLQMEESSQSSNNVTRYLWTLSPEKREAKKTCICNLKVIGKVTDCDTKYRHTFVRSNLDTQFSNINIPYMEFSDNEYVLVSTNTRINLSAGFIAQRKEDSITLILERDVTKYNINEFFHIDKYSSSSLFSGNLANVGGLMSDSEICEKLRDIVIDKKPACFEKGLPYPIIKASARILQNLNKIQQRAVLMAISAKEYLLIKGMPGTGKTQTLVALVEVLHKLGHSVLITSHTNSAVDNILLKLLHKDIDFLRLGSSTHPSLRHKSEAYATANCNTPSSLEMVYSSKNIIGVTCYGAHHALLGRRTFDVCIVDESTQVLQPTVLRPLYSAKKFILVGDPDQLPPIIKNKLARKLGADESLFARLDSENNTIKLTKQYRMNKSIMYLANKLTYNDMLEAGDTSIENATFVTPSKEVNVLTKEEEWIQKALSSDISDSIIVLNTGCTNKLKENYNLSEKGYLDSDEVNSNIWEAVIVSKLVKTFLKVNAKLENIGIIAPFRAHVSLLKKVVAEDIEINTVDQYQGRDKEIIIYSCAKSITNFSDIREDLEVLGDHRRLTVAITRAKHKLIVVADKRTISQYSAFKKLFYLIENKNIIDLDNSYNGFCWKNLLRIL, from the exons ATGGTTATAAATGAAACTATATCTGAAGACATTTTTATAACAGAATATGATTGGAAGGAAAATATAGGTACCAATGAATATATAAGCACAACGTGTAAATCaaacaaaaaacaaataaTGGAAAAGAAAGCACTATTACAAGAGATTCAGCCTGATAACCATCTGATAAAAGAGAACAAAACAGATCATATGAAACAATCTGTGTTTGGTGATAAAAAGCGTGAAGGAATTCATTCGGAAATAGAGTCATTTTTTACAGATGATTTTAAAGATTGTTTCGAGGAAGAATGGTGTTTAAATACTAGccaaattaattttaattccttgcagagatgtaaaattattGATGTACAAAGGGAGTACAATAGCATATTGTTAACTGTGAACCAAGAAGACTGTGGAACATCTGATACAACCGTTAGATGTTCAGGTTTCTG GAAGGATGCTAAAGTACAAAAAGATGACATTGTTGTTATTCAAGCTAGAAAAGAAAACAACCAATGGATTATAGATAACAGTAGTGGCTTTCTTATTGTTCAGCCAGATGCATTAATATCTGGGACAACAGTATCTGGTgcattattttgtaaaagaaaGGCAGTTTTAAGTGAAAAGTTTAGAAAGATGGAGAGTCTGCCTCCTTTCATGGGAGATTCCACACCATTGGTTATTGGAAGTTTAGTGCATGAATTATTGCAAACC GCAATAAGAAAAAACATTAGTGAAGTAAGCGATATTACAATGTTAATGAATAGCATATTGCAGACCACAGACACATGCAGTTTACTTTATGCATCCAAGATATCTTTGGAGACCTGTAGGCAGCAAATTCTCCCATATGTCCCAAAAATACGAGAATTTATCCAACATTATTTGAAAG atAAAACGCAGCAaggtataaataatataaagaataacTTCAAAGGTAGAATAGCTCAAATTCGggacatagaagagaatattTGGCTGCCTAAATTAGGTCTAAAAGGAAAGATAGATATTAGTGCAGAAGTTAAAGTAAATTGCAAACAAAAAATTATGCCGCTCGAAATTAAGACAGGGAAGCCTTCATTTTCTTTGGAGCACAGAGCGCAAGTTATTCTTTACATCATGATGATGAGTCTTACAGGTCAAGACACGGATACAGGTCTTTTACTTTATCTTAG GGAGAATAATATACAAGAGATTAATAGTAGTCATCCTGAAAAAAGAGACTTGATACTATTAAGGAACTCCTTAGCTAGTTATTTTGTTCCCAAATCGAGTGAAAAATTATCGAATCTAACTTCTAAATCAGATTTGCAGATGTTGGATTTACCAGAGCCAATTAATCATCATAATGCCTGTTCGAAGTGTACTTACAATACATTATGCTGTATGTACTTGAGCAAAGATTCAAGTATACAGTTATCTGAGACAAACCCACTAGTGGAGTTAGGGAAAAAAATCTTGGATAAATACAAACCTAGTCATATCGATTATGTGTTGCATTGGATTTCTTTATTACAGATGGAAGAAAGTTCACAGTCGAGTAATAATGTAACGAGATATCTATGGACATTAAGTCCAGAAAAAAG GGAAGCAAAGAAAACTTGTATATGTAATCTAAAAGTGATAGGAAAAGTTACTGATTGTGATACAAAATACAGACATACTTTTGTTCGCTCAAATCTCGACACACAATTctcaaatattaatattccatATATGGAATTTTCAGATAATGAATATGTTTTAGTCAGCACAAATACAAGAATAAATTTATCTGCAGGATTTATAGCACAAAGGAAAGAAGATTCTATTACGTTAATATTAGAAAG AGATGTTACCAAGTACAATATAAACGAATTTTTCCACATAGATAAGTACTCGTCTTCCAGCTTATTTTCCGGCAATCTTGCGAACGTAGGAGGTTTAATGAGTGACAGTGAAATTTGCGAGAAATTACGAGATATTGTGATAGACAA GAAACCAGCATGTTTTGAAAAAGGTTTGCCATATCCGATCATAAAGGCAAGTGCAAggatattacaaaatttaaataaaattcagcAAAGAGCAGTTTTAATGGCAATATCCGCGAAagaatatcttttaattaagGGAATGCCAGGTACAGGAAAAACACAGACACTAGTTGCTCTAGTAGAAGTCCTGCATAAACTAGGGCATTCTGTGTTAATTACTTCACATACAAATAGTGCTGTagacaatattttattgaaactgTTACACAAGGATATTGACTTCCTGAGATTAGGATCATCGACCCATCCATCTTTAAGACATAAAAGTGAAGCGTACGCTACAGCAAATTGTAATACACCGAGTAGCTTAGAGATGGTGTATTCTAGTAAA aatattatCGGTGTAACTTGTTATGGAGCCCATCATGCACTTCTTGGAAGACGTACGTTTGACGTATGTATCGTGGATGAAAGCACGCAGGTGTTGCAACCAACTGTATTACGTCCTTTATACAGTGCAAAGAAATTTATTCTTGTAGGAGATCCTGATCAATTGCCTCCAATTATTAAGAACAAGTTAGCCAG AAAACTTGGTGCAGATGAATCCTTATTTGCTCGGTTGGATAGtgaaaataatactattaaGCTAACAAAACAGTATAGAATGAATAAAAGTATAATGTACTTAGCAAATAAGCTTACATATAATGACATGTTAGAAGCAGGTGATACTTCTATAGAGAATGCTACTTTCGTTACACCATCCAAAGaagtaaat GTTTTaacaaaagaagaagaatggATACAGAAGGCATTATCATCTGACATAAGTGACTCCATAATCGTATTAAACACGGGATGTaccaataaattaaaagaaaactATAACTTAAGTGAAAAAGGATATCTAGATAGCGACGAAGTAAACTCAAACATTTGGGAAGCTGTTATAGTGTCTAAACTAgtgaaaacatttttaaag GTGAATGCGAAACTTGAAAATATTGGCATTATTGCGCCATTTAGAGCGCATGTTAGTTTATTGAAAAAAGTTGTTGCGGAAGATATAGAGATAAATACTGTTGATCAATATCAAGGACGCGATAAAGAGATCATAATTTATTCGTGTGCTAAAAGTATAACTAACTTTAGTGATATAAGAGAG GATTTAGAAGTACTAGGGGACCATCGACGATTAACTGTGGCTATAACTAGAGCAAAGCATAAGTTAATTGTCGTAGCGGATAAGAGAACGATATCTCAATATTCGGCcttcaaaaaattattttatttaattgaaaataaaaatataatagattTAGATAATAGCTATAATGGGTTTTGCTGGAAAAATCTTCTAcgtattttgtaa